A part of Tachysurus vachellii isolate PV-2020 chromosome 4, HZAU_Pvac_v1, whole genome shotgun sequence genomic DNA contains:
- the usp13 gene encoding ubiquitin carboxyl-terminal hydrolase 13 isoform X2 gives MATDLGELLVPYMPTIRVPRSGDRVYKSECAFSFDSPESEGGLYVCMNTFLGFGREHVERHYRKTGQSVYMHLKRNVKEKATGAAGGAVPRRRNGKIFLDLELNRDFNGDDYEYEDEAKLVIFPDHYEIPLPNIEELPALVTIACDAVLNAASAYKKQEQDSWEEELQVSKHARGLRQQENRGRIPPSGWKCAKCEMRENLWLNLTDGSVLCGKWFFDGSGGNGHALEHYKETKFPLAVKLDTITPDGADVYSFDEEEAVLDPHISEHLAHFGIDMLKMQRTENGHHTDNHVQPQATEWEVIQESGLKLKAVYGSGYTGIRNLGNSCYLSTTMQVLFSIPEFQRAYVGNLQRIFDYSPLDPTQDFSTQMAKLGHGLLSGLYSKPPFKSELIEQHQHRGISARMFKALVSKGHPEFSSNRQQDAQEFFLHFINLVERNSAGSENPSDVFRFIVEERVQCCQSQKVRYTQRVDYLMQLPVPIEAATNREELIAYEIKRKDAEENLHAPPDPVRARIPFTACLQAFNEPENVPDFWSSALQAKSAGVKTSRFASFPDYMVVQLKKFTFGVDWVPKKLDISVDMPDFMDLNWLRATGLQASEEELPDLTPPIVIPEDTRENSVNNSLESPEIDEASVMQLAEMGFPLEACRKAVYYTGNMGAEMAFNWIIAHMEEPDFAEPLAIPSYMEADLPSASFPTATPLDNQPPEESISILTSMGFPRHHTIRALKATNNNLERALDWIFTHPESEEESEPMSDMADTEPNDMSFSNANTHSDSTLSPEQEMCSPRVRDGPGRYELFAFISHMGTSTMSGHYVCHIKKEGRWVIYNDHRVCLSEKPPKDLGYIYFYRRLPSC, from the exons ATGGCCACGGATCTGGGAGAGCTGCTGGTGCCGTACATGCCCACCATACGGGTGCCGAGATCAGGAGACAGAGTGTACAAGAGCGAGTGCGCCTTTTCTTTCGACTCTCCG gaATCAGAAGGtgggttgtatgtgtgtatgaacacATTCCTGGGCTTCGGAAGAGAACACGTGGAGAGACATTACCGCAAAACTGGACAGAGTGTGTACATGCACTTAAAACGTAATGTGAAGGAG AAAGCTACAGGTGCTGCTGGGGGTGCTGTGCCAAGAAGACGGaatggaaaaatatttttag ATTTAGAACTTAACCGTGACTTTAACGGGGATGATTATGAATATGAAGATGAAGCCAAGCTTGTCATATTCCCAGACCACTATGAGATCCCTTTACCAAATATCGAGGAGTTGCCTGCCCTG GTGACAATTGCTTGTGATGCTGTACTTAATGCTGCTTCAGCATACAAAAAGCAAGAGCAAGATTCATGGGAGGAGGAGCTTCAAGTGTCCAAGCATGCCAGAGGTCTCAGACAACAAGAGAACCGGGGTCGGATTCCTCCAAG TGGCTGGAAGTGTGCCAAGTGTGAAATGCGAGAGAACCTGTGGCTGAACCTGACAGATGGCTCGGTCCTCTGTGGGAAATGGTTCTTCGATGGAAGTGGCGGGAACGGACATGCCCTCGAGCACTACAAAGAAACCAAGTTCCCACTAGCAGTCAAGTTAGACACCATCACCCCAGATGGAGCAG atgttTACTCCTTCGATGAAGAAGAGGCGGTACTTGACCCTCACATATCAGAACACTTGGCACACTTTGGAATAGACATGCTAAAGATGCAAAGG ACAGAGAACGGCCACCACACAGACAACCACGTGCAGCCTCAAGCCACTGAGTGGGAGGTTATTCAGGAATCTGGCCTTAAGCTGAAGGCAGTCTATGGTTCAGGGTACACAGGCATCAGAAACCTGGGCAACAGCTGCTACCTCAGCACCACTATGCAAGTGCTCTTCAGTATCCCTGAGTTCCAGAGAGC GTATGTTGGTAATCTACAGAGAATATTTGACTACTCACCCCTTGATCCTACCCAAGACTTCAGCACACAGAT GGCCAAACTGGGTCATGGACTACTTTCAGGCCTGTATTCCAAACCACCATTCAAATCAGAACTCATTGAACAG caCCAGCACAGAGGGATTTCCGCCAGAATGTTCAAGGCTCTTGTCAGCAAAGGCCACCCGGAGTTCTCCTCAAACAGACAACAAGACGCCCAAGAATTCTTCCTGCATTTTATCAACCTGGTAGAA AGGAATAGTGCTGGCTCAGAGAACCCCAGCGACGTGTTCCGCTTCATTGTGGAGGAGCGTGTACAGTGCTGCCAGTCCCAGAAAGTACGCTACACACAAAGAGTGGACTACCTTATGCAGCTTCCTGTCCCCATAGAGGCCGCCACCAACAGAG AAGAGCTTATAGCATATGAAATTAAGCGGAAGGATGCTGAAGAAAACTTACATGCTCCTCCTGATCCAGTGAGGGCCCGCATTCCCTTCACCGCCTGCCTACAAGCCTTTAATGAGCCTGAGAACGTTCCGGACTTCTGGAGCTCGGCACTGCAGGCCAAGTCAGCTGGAGTAAA GACTTCTCGTTTTGCATCTTTTCCTGACTACATGGTTGTACAGCTGAAAAAGTTCACATTTGGAGTGGACTGGGTTCCTAAAAAGTTAG ATATTTCTGTAGACATGCCTGACTTTATGGACTTGAATTGGCTCCGAGCTACAGGGCTACAAGCGAGTGAAGAAGAGCTCCCTGACCTTACACCTCCTATTGTCATTCCTGAGGACACAAGAG agAACTCAGTAAATAATTCTTTGGAAT CTCCGGAAATAGATGAGGCCTCTGTGATGCAGTTGGCAGAAATGGGCTTCCCTCTGGAGGCCTGCCGGAAGGCCGTGTACTACACTGGGAACATGGGAGCTGAAATGGCCTTTAATTGGATCATTGCTCACATGGAGGAGCCAG ACTTTGCCGAGCCCCTTGCAATTCCTTCATACATGGAGGCAGACCTTCCCAGTGCCAGCTTTCCTACTGCCACCCCTCTGGATAACCAGCCTCCTGAAGAAAGCATCTCCATCCTCACCTCCATGGGCTTTCCCAGACATCACACCATTCGAGCCCTGAAAGCCACG aataATAACCTGGAGCGGGCTTTAGATTGGATCTTTACACACCCAGAGAGTGAGGAGGAGAGCGAGCCTATGTCTGACATGGCAGACACAGAGCCCAACGATATGAGTTTCTCAAatgccaacacacacagtgactcaaCACTGTCCCCGGAGCAGGAAATGTGTAGTCCACGTGTACGAGATGGCCCTGGAC GTTATGAACTCTTTGCCTTCATAAGTCACATGGGAACATCAACTATGTCAGGTCATTATGTATGTCATAtcaaaaaggaaggaag ATGGGTCATTTACAATGATCATAGAGTCTGTTTGTCGGAAAAGCCTCCAAAAGACTTGGGTTATATTTACTTTTACCGGCGCCTGCCCAGCTGCTAG
- the usp13 gene encoding ubiquitin carboxyl-terminal hydrolase 13 isoform X1 — translation MATDLGELLVPYMPTIRVPRSGDRVYKSECAFSFDSPESEGGLYVCMNTFLGFGREHVERHYRKTGQSVYMHLKRNVKEKATGAAGGAVPRRRNGKIFLDLELNRDFNGDDYEYEDEAKLVIFPDHYEIPLPNIEELPALVTIACDAVLNAASAYKKQEQDSWEEELQVSKHARGLRQQENRGRIPPSGWKCAKCEMRENLWLNLTDGSVLCGKWFFDGSGGNGHALEHYKETKFPLAVKLDTITPDGADVYSFDEEEAVLDPHISEHLAHFGIDMLKMQRTENGHHTDNHVQPQATEWEVIQESGLKLKAVYGSGYTGIRNLGNSCYLSTTMQVLFSIPEFQRAYVGNLQRIFDYSPLDPTQDFSTQMAKLGHGLLSGLYSKPPFKSELIEQVMKEEHKHQHRGISARMFKALVSKGHPEFSSNRQQDAQEFFLHFINLVERNSAGSENPSDVFRFIVEERVQCCQSQKVRYTQRVDYLMQLPVPIEAATNREELIAYEIKRKDAEENLHAPPDPVRARIPFTACLQAFNEPENVPDFWSSALQAKSAGVKTSRFASFPDYMVVQLKKFTFGVDWVPKKLDISVDMPDFMDLNWLRATGLQASEEELPDLTPPIVIPEDTRENSVNNSLESPEIDEASVMQLAEMGFPLEACRKAVYYTGNMGAEMAFNWIIAHMEEPDFAEPLAIPSYMEADLPSASFPTATPLDNQPPEESISILTSMGFPRHHTIRALKATNNNLERALDWIFTHPESEEESEPMSDMADTEPNDMSFSNANTHSDSTLSPEQEMCSPRVRDGPGRYELFAFISHMGTSTMSGHYVCHIKKEGRWVIYNDHRVCLSEKPPKDLGYIYFYRRLPSC, via the exons ATGGCCACGGATCTGGGAGAGCTGCTGGTGCCGTACATGCCCACCATACGGGTGCCGAGATCAGGAGACAGAGTGTACAAGAGCGAGTGCGCCTTTTCTTTCGACTCTCCG gaATCAGAAGGtgggttgtatgtgtgtatgaacacATTCCTGGGCTTCGGAAGAGAACACGTGGAGAGACATTACCGCAAAACTGGACAGAGTGTGTACATGCACTTAAAACGTAATGTGAAGGAG AAAGCTACAGGTGCTGCTGGGGGTGCTGTGCCAAGAAGACGGaatggaaaaatatttttag ATTTAGAACTTAACCGTGACTTTAACGGGGATGATTATGAATATGAAGATGAAGCCAAGCTTGTCATATTCCCAGACCACTATGAGATCCCTTTACCAAATATCGAGGAGTTGCCTGCCCTG GTGACAATTGCTTGTGATGCTGTACTTAATGCTGCTTCAGCATACAAAAAGCAAGAGCAAGATTCATGGGAGGAGGAGCTTCAAGTGTCCAAGCATGCCAGAGGTCTCAGACAACAAGAGAACCGGGGTCGGATTCCTCCAAG TGGCTGGAAGTGTGCCAAGTGTGAAATGCGAGAGAACCTGTGGCTGAACCTGACAGATGGCTCGGTCCTCTGTGGGAAATGGTTCTTCGATGGAAGTGGCGGGAACGGACATGCCCTCGAGCACTACAAAGAAACCAAGTTCCCACTAGCAGTCAAGTTAGACACCATCACCCCAGATGGAGCAG atgttTACTCCTTCGATGAAGAAGAGGCGGTACTTGACCCTCACATATCAGAACACTTGGCACACTTTGGAATAGACATGCTAAAGATGCAAAGG ACAGAGAACGGCCACCACACAGACAACCACGTGCAGCCTCAAGCCACTGAGTGGGAGGTTATTCAGGAATCTGGCCTTAAGCTGAAGGCAGTCTATGGTTCAGGGTACACAGGCATCAGAAACCTGGGCAACAGCTGCTACCTCAGCACCACTATGCAAGTGCTCTTCAGTATCCCTGAGTTCCAGAGAGC GTATGTTGGTAATCTACAGAGAATATTTGACTACTCACCCCTTGATCCTACCCAAGACTTCAGCACACAGAT GGCCAAACTGGGTCATGGACTACTTTCAGGCCTGTATTCCAAACCACCATTCAAATCAGAACTCATTGAACAGGTGATGAAAGAAGAACATAAG caCCAGCACAGAGGGATTTCCGCCAGAATGTTCAAGGCTCTTGTCAGCAAAGGCCACCCGGAGTTCTCCTCAAACAGACAACAAGACGCCCAAGAATTCTTCCTGCATTTTATCAACCTGGTAGAA AGGAATAGTGCTGGCTCAGAGAACCCCAGCGACGTGTTCCGCTTCATTGTGGAGGAGCGTGTACAGTGCTGCCAGTCCCAGAAAGTACGCTACACACAAAGAGTGGACTACCTTATGCAGCTTCCTGTCCCCATAGAGGCCGCCACCAACAGAG AAGAGCTTATAGCATATGAAATTAAGCGGAAGGATGCTGAAGAAAACTTACATGCTCCTCCTGATCCAGTGAGGGCCCGCATTCCCTTCACCGCCTGCCTACAAGCCTTTAATGAGCCTGAGAACGTTCCGGACTTCTGGAGCTCGGCACTGCAGGCCAAGTCAGCTGGAGTAAA GACTTCTCGTTTTGCATCTTTTCCTGACTACATGGTTGTACAGCTGAAAAAGTTCACATTTGGAGTGGACTGGGTTCCTAAAAAGTTAG ATATTTCTGTAGACATGCCTGACTTTATGGACTTGAATTGGCTCCGAGCTACAGGGCTACAAGCGAGTGAAGAAGAGCTCCCTGACCTTACACCTCCTATTGTCATTCCTGAGGACACAAGAG agAACTCAGTAAATAATTCTTTGGAAT CTCCGGAAATAGATGAGGCCTCTGTGATGCAGTTGGCAGAAATGGGCTTCCCTCTGGAGGCCTGCCGGAAGGCCGTGTACTACACTGGGAACATGGGAGCTGAAATGGCCTTTAATTGGATCATTGCTCACATGGAGGAGCCAG ACTTTGCCGAGCCCCTTGCAATTCCTTCATACATGGAGGCAGACCTTCCCAGTGCCAGCTTTCCTACTGCCACCCCTCTGGATAACCAGCCTCCTGAAGAAAGCATCTCCATCCTCACCTCCATGGGCTTTCCCAGACATCACACCATTCGAGCCCTGAAAGCCACG aataATAACCTGGAGCGGGCTTTAGATTGGATCTTTACACACCCAGAGAGTGAGGAGGAGAGCGAGCCTATGTCTGACATGGCAGACACAGAGCCCAACGATATGAGTTTCTCAAatgccaacacacacagtgactcaaCACTGTCCCCGGAGCAGGAAATGTGTAGTCCACGTGTACGAGATGGCCCTGGAC GTTATGAACTCTTTGCCTTCATAAGTCACATGGGAACATCAACTATGTCAGGTCATTATGTATGTCATAtcaaaaaggaaggaag ATGGGTCATTTACAATGATCATAGAGTCTGTTTGTCGGAAAAGCCTCCAAAAGACTTGGGTTATATTTACTTTTACCGGCGCCTGCCCAGCTGCTAG